One segment of Natranaeroarchaeum aerophilus DNA contains the following:
- a CDS encoding CDC48 family AAA ATPase, protein MKLRVKPLKQKDAGRGLAAIDRTAMAALGIENGDHVRVEGTDGSGLARVWPGYPEDDDREVIRIDGEMRASIGVAVDDRVTVETVNASPARAVTIALPESLRIRGDVAPIIQRKLRGRAVRPDQQVKISLGVGPSSSSTAQRLPFRIEETDPSGPVVVTDSTRIRVAEAPATTTSESEAAEETADSESETASSGRQPGIAYEDIGGLDDELEQVREMIELPMRHPELFQQLGIEPPKGVLLHGPPGTGKTLIAKAVANEIDAYFTDISGPEIMSKYYGESEEQLRDVFEEAEENAPAVVFIDEIDSIAPQRGETSGDVERRVVAQLLSLLDGLDGRGEVVVIAATNRVNAVDPALRRGGRFDREIEVGVPDATGRLEILQVHTREMPLADDVGLEDYAERTHGFVGADIEQLAKEGAMNALARIRPEIDLERDEIDAETLESLRVREGDLDTAIGEVQPSALREVFVEVPTVSWDSVGGLDETKQLLREAIQWPLEHPDIYETLALDDSTGLLLYGPPGTGKTLLAKAIAHEAQANFISVKGPELLNKYVGESEKGVREVFEKARTNAPAVVFFDEIDAIAAERGSAGGTAGVSERVVSQLLTELDGLETLEDVVVIATSNRPDRIDSALLRPGRLDTHVHVPVPDEQARLEILRVHAQQRPLADDVTLPELAADTEGFVGADLEALCREASLEAARAAIKAGDDTTDNDHTDEGTTAESVEVTATNFEHAVQTVTPSVDEATRAHYTDLEETFGQPSIDADMQ, encoded by the coding sequence ATGAAACTGCGAGTGAAGCCCCTCAAACAGAAGGACGCCGGGCGCGGACTTGCGGCGATCGATCGCACGGCGATGGCAGCACTGGGAATCGAGAACGGAGATCACGTCCGGGTCGAAGGGACGGATGGAAGCGGACTGGCACGGGTCTGGCCGGGATATCCGGAAGACGACGACCGCGAGGTCATCCGCATCGACGGCGAGATGCGCGCATCGATCGGCGTGGCAGTCGACGATCGGGTGACGGTCGAGACGGTGAACGCGAGCCCGGCTCGAGCGGTCACGATCGCACTCCCCGAGTCGCTACGGATCCGGGGCGACGTCGCGCCGATCATTCAACGGAAGCTGCGGGGGCGAGCAGTGCGGCCGGACCAGCAGGTGAAGATCTCGCTGGGCGTCGGTCCCAGCTCGTCGAGTACGGCCCAGCGACTGCCGTTTCGGATCGAGGAGACCGACCCCTCGGGACCGGTGGTCGTCACGGATTCGACCAGGATTCGAGTCGCCGAGGCGCCAGCAACCACGACCAGCGAGTCCGAAGCGGCCGAGGAGACAGCGGACAGTGAGTCGGAAACGGCGTCCTCGGGGCGCCAGCCCGGGATCGCCTACGAGGACATCGGCGGGCTAGACGACGAACTCGAGCAGGTCCGTGAAATGATCGAGTTGCCGATGCGGCATCCGGAACTGTTCCAGCAGCTTGGCATCGAACCGCCGAAAGGAGTGTTGCTCCACGGGCCGCCAGGCACTGGGAAGACGCTGATCGCGAAGGCTGTCGCGAACGAGATCGACGCGTACTTCACCGACATCTCGGGGCCGGAGATCATGTCGAAGTACTACGGCGAGTCCGAGGAACAGCTCCGGGATGTGTTCGAGGAAGCCGAGGAGAACGCCCCGGCGGTCGTCTTCATCGACGAGATCGATTCGATCGCTCCGCAACGTGGTGAAACCTCGGGAGACGTCGAGCGCCGCGTGGTCGCACAGCTCCTGTCGCTCCTCGACGGGCTCGACGGCCGTGGTGAGGTCGTCGTGATCGCAGCAACCAATCGCGTCAACGCCGTCGACCCGGCGTTGCGTCGTGGCGGTCGATTCGATCGGGAGATCGAGGTCGGCGTTCCGGACGCAACGGGTCGCCTCGAGATTCTGCAAGTACACACCCGTGAGATGCCGCTTGCCGACGACGTCGGGCTGGAGGACTACGCCGAGCGCACGCACGGGTTCGTCGGGGCGGACATTGAGCAGCTCGCCAAGGAAGGTGCGATGAACGCCCTCGCGCGGATCCGGCCGGAAATCGATCTCGAACGCGACGAGATAGACGCCGAGACGCTCGAGTCACTCCGGGTCAGGGAAGGGGACCTCGATACCGCGATCGGTGAGGTCCAGCCATCGGCGTTGCGGGAGGTATTCGTCGAGGTACCGACGGTCTCCTGGGACAGCGTCGGCGGCCTCGACGAAACGAAGCAACTGTTACGAGAGGCAATCCAGTGGCCACTCGAACACCCAGATATCTACGAGACGCTCGCGCTCGACGATTCGACCGGCTTGCTGTTGTACGGTCCGCCAGGGACGGGAAAGACCCTGCTGGCGAAGGCCATCGCACACGAGGCGCAAGCGAATTTCATCTCGGTAAAGGGCCCCGAGCTACTGAACAAGTACGTCGGCGAGAGCGAGAAGGGAGTCCGGGAGGTCTTCGAGAAGGCGCGTACGAACGCACCAGCCGTCGTTTTCTTCGACGAGATCGATGCCATCGCGGCGGAGCGCGGGAGCGCCGGCGGTACCGCCGGAGTGAGTGAACGCGTCGTCTCACAGCTATTGACGGAACTCGACGGACTGGAAACGCTCGAAGACGTGGTCGTCATCGCGACCAGCAACCGGCCGGACCGCATTGACTCGGCGTTGTTGCGCCCTGGTCGACTCGACACGCACGTCCACGTGCCGGTTCCGGACGAACAGGCCAGACTTGAGATCCTCCGCGTGCATGCCCAGCAACGACCGCTTGCCGACGACGTCACCCTCCCGGAACTCGCTGCCGACACCGAGGGATTCGTCGGTGCCGATCTCGAAGCGCTATGTCGGGAAGCGTCGCTGGAGGCTGCACGTGCGGCCATAAAGGCAGGTGACGACACCACGGATAACGACCACACGGATGAGGGGACGACAGCCGAGTCCGTCGAAGTCACGGCGACGAATTTCGAACATGCTGTGCAGACGGTCACGCCGAGTGTCGACGAGGCGACGCGCGCTCATTATACCGACCTAGAAGAGACGTTCGGCCAGCCGTCGATCGACGCTGACATGCAGTGA